The DNA sequence TCATTAACGTGTCTCTAGTTTAGGCCAGTGTTGACtcgaaacaaacaaacaaaaaaaagacaagcttaaaccactggaaaaaaaattgtgattttgaAACTGTTATTCTTGAAAATTGTGGTATACCTTCATATCGGTAGCCGGCTCATGGCTAATGTCAACACACACATAACAATTACTACTTGTGTATCAGCCATGATCTCACATCTTTGACTCAGTAATACAAAGAGACTCTAATTTATATCcacaaatgaccaaatatttgAGCATGTGAGTTTGTGGCAAGCGAGGGTTTactgtatgtttaatgtttgttCTTGTCACATAACAAATCATTTGTCACGCTGCGACTGCTGACCTCGTCTGCTGAGAAGCTCAGTTGTTCGAACCCCGAGCCACCAACCTCCAATGTGAAAAACAACCTCTGTACATACTCCATAAAAGTGTATGATACTTTCATTTTCCGTGTTTGtctttgtatatatgtatctgCAGTCTGATTAAAATGGcctatttaacaaaaaaagacacgTAGTAAGCTTTTTGCTTTGTGCTTTTTGCCGCTTTCAAAGTTGAGAAAACTGTGCACATTGTTGTGCTTGCACCGCCCTGAAAACGCAAAACAAGTCCAGCCCTCCTCCTCTTATGGAGCTTCTTATTTCAACAAACTCAAGCCAAGTTGCCTCCGCAGTGTGAGGGGAAGACTTCGCTGTCACATTTCTGCGTACAGTTGATTTCCCTTCGCCAAAAGTCCAAAATGTGGTTGTCGCGCGGATGCGTCAAAGCGGCCACGTCGTCAGTCGGTCGCCGCCTGTCGCGCGCCGTGGCCGGCGGGAGGAGGAAGAGccacgcggcggcggcggcggcggcggcggtggcggtggcggcgtTCATGCCGGAGGCTGCGGGCTTCCAGGGCGTGCGGGACCGCGCGGGGCTCCACGAGTTCTCCGTCGCCAGCAAAGAGAACTTCTGGGCGGCCGTGGCGCGCCGCCGGCTCGACTGGATCAGCCCGTTCCGCGGCGTCCTCGACTGCGACATGGAGCGGGGCAAGGTGAGCTGGTTCCGAGGAGGGCAGCTCAACGTCTCCGGTAAGTTTCAGCTCCACTTTTTGCAACTTGGAAGACTGACTGACATTGAACGCACCACCGCACATATGGAAGCCACGTATCTAAAGTGATGCGATTAAAAAGTTAGTAAAATGAACTTGATGAACAAATGTTAGTCTTTTTGTCTTTATAAACATGATTCCCTTTGAAGAACTGACCTATTTAGTTGTGTAAGCGCTGCTGCTTCACATCAGTGCTGCATGGCCAACTTCTGGCACCTGCAAAACTGTTTCCAGCCCAGAATTACTGACTGACCTTTACTGTCTAAACTTCCCCAGTGAATTGCTTGGACCGCCATGCACGCGGCAGCCCAGAGAAAGTGGCCCTCATCTGGGAAAGGGACGAGCCCGGATCCGAAGTCAAGGTCACCTACAGGTGGGTCCGATGAAATTAGCCAGCTTTGTTTTTCCACCCGGGCACGTCTACCTTATAGTGCAAGTCAGCCTTAAACAtttcctgacaataatatgttatatgtgaccgcactagtctaaacatgacatactgattattattattacatttgtggaatatgagttatgaagcaaaatcgagccgtttttatccatctcagggggcggccattttgccacttgctgtcgactgaacatgacatcatagttgcccAGGCAACgcccaatcatagctcacctgttttctgaagctgagctgtgattggttgttacctgagacctgagcaactgtgatgtcatcttcagtcaacagcaagtggcaaaatggccgccccctgagatggataaaaaaacggctggatttggcttcataactcatattccactaacgcaatattaagcagaataccatatttagactagtggggctgcatagaacatattattgttaataaaaaaaatcgggggttgacttcctctttaaagctTGGCATGTTCATGGTTCCAATGGTTGTTTGTAAGTGTCCAgggattggctggtgaccaatcAAGGGTGAACCCACCTCTCATCTGGGAGAGGCTCCATTTCACCCAGATtctttaagaagaaaaaaacacttaatggATCCCatatctctctcttttttttttttttttttaaaaataggcaGCTCCTGGAGATGACCTGCCGGGCGGGGAACCTGTTAAGGCGGCACGGCGTGAAAAGGGGCGACTGCGTCACCATCTACATGCCGCCATGCCCGCTGGCTGTGGCATCCATGCTGGCCTGCGCTCGCGTTGGTGCTGCCCACAACGTGGTGTTTGCGGGCTTCAGCGCCGAGGCCCTCGCAGAGCGAATCAGAGACGGTGAGgcggcccacaagtctttgtCATACTGCACTTACGACCGAAGTTAGTGATAGACGACTGCTGTTGATCTCAAGTCTTCCTACTGGAAGGCCAAGTCAATTTGACAATGCTGCATGGGTGAAGCacgtagtatatatatatttttttacatatatacagtatatatttttatttatatatatatttttttagctaaaatattctttaaataaatgaatgatttagattaaaaaaaaaatcaaatattcagAAGACAAATTCTTtagtcagaaaaagagaaacgtaaggtagattaaaaaaaaaagtttgaaaaattacctaaaagtgtccaaaaagtgacaataaaatgtccaaaaaggaagcggaaaattagaaaatgaccataaaatgtccatgaaatttcCATGAGACACAATGTCAACgaattagatttaaaaaaggcagaaaagaaaacgttcataaaataaccataaaatgtccaaaaaccaatactagggctagggtttaaaattagggttttaaattagggctagggtttcaaattagggttttaaactagggatagggtttcaatctagggttagggtttcaaattagggtttcaaactagggttagggtttcaaattagggtttcaaactagggctagggtttcaaattagggtttcaaactagggttagggtttcaaattagggtttcaaactagggctagggtttcaaattagggtttcaaactagggttagggttccaaattagggtttcaaacaagggctagggtctcaaattagggttacaaactagggttagggtttcaaattagggtttcaaactagggttggggtttcaaattagggttttaaactagggttagggtttcaaattagggtttcaaactagggctagggtttcaaatgagggttttaaactagggctagggtttcaaatgagggttagggtttcaaattagggtttcaaactagggctagggtttcaaattagggtttcaaactagggttagggtttcaaactagcccaaattaccataaaatggccacaaaatatcccaaaaaatcaggaaaatttttcaaaaatagccataaaatgtcccaaaaaaggaagaagaaagggaaaaaaattaccatatgtccataaaattgtcaaaaatgacaaataaccCAAGATATTCATTTGTTACAATAAACAGACAATACAAGACGTGTGGGCCATCTTGACATCGAGGTCAAGATGTCCTCTTGCACGCCTCACTTAACGCATTTCCTTTATTTTCAGCATTTCCACTCAACGTTTTTTCCAAAGCATGAATTTGTTTCGCACCCTTTCTGACATATGGAACAAAAACACCGTTTCTAGTTTGAAATAGTGCCCTTTTAATGGCCCTTTAGGGACTTTATAGCTCACTATTTCCTTCCCTTCAAAGTGCGTATGCAGCGATAAGATAATCCTTTATTGTGGCCACAGCCGAGGGAAGTCGAGTGTCCTCAAAGCGGCGTAGAGCAAAGAGCAATATTGGAACAACAAGTTACCCCTTTTTTTCTGCATGGACTGCACTTGACTTGCATCAATGCAAGagcacaattttgtttttcaattttgatgTGTTTCTTGCTTAACATGAAAACGAACGCGGAGGTGAGAATGTCATTCCGTCCGCTCGGCAGCGTCTTTCCAGGCAAGCATGCGGGGACAATGTGTTGGAAATAAGACGCATGAGGGCTTGGCACGACACACGCGCTCACACTCGCACCCCTCCCGCGGGTCCAGAGGTCGATCCGGGTGGAGTTGTCTTATCAGAGGGTGGCGGCGTGCGTAGTGCGTCGTCTCCCTCGTCGCGCTATCAATCTCGGCAGCGAAGCTTTATTGGCTCTCCCAGCATTAATCAGTTGATCTTAATTGCGACACTGTCATCATTTCGCACGACGTATCTCATCAGGAGTTTATATAGTCGCTCATCTGATGATTATTTAGTGCGGGACACACGGGCCTCATTATGAGCATCTTCCTATTCTGTGTCCTTACAAAAGGACTTGGCAGTTAGTCATAAAAGTGTCCGATGGATTGGGGGCAGCACGGTGCCCTAGTGGTTAGCAAGTCTGGCTCGCAATTCAGAGTTGAAGTCTGTGTGTGAGATCTGAACCAAAATGACATTTACATCAGTCTTAACATGTTTTTGAGCATTTGTATTTTCAAACAGAAATTTGGGTTTTTGAAATGCAAGTATCATTATTATACTATTTTTCCTTtgggacagttttttttttttttttttccccgtttgtgtgtgtttttgtgtctgcataaagaaaaacaataaatatatttgggccaagtttgtttttgtttttttgtggtgtgtttaaaaaaaaaattttttttttaatcaatttgtgCGTTTTTTGtctgcataaaaaacaaacaaaaaaacaataaatatatttagaaaaaaaaacaagaaaaatttcCCAAAGATGTCTGATGGGACGAGGGTTGTCGTTAGCTAATGCTcattaaaattgacattttttgctCAAAATCAAGCAAAACCAATTGCTCAAATTCCTTCCCGCCGTTAGCTAACTTTGTCTTCATCTGCTCATCTTCCAGCCCGGTCCAGCACGGTGATCACCGTCAACGAGAGCGTGAGAGGCGGCAAGGTGACCCGCCTGAAGGCCACGGTGGACCAGGCGGTGCGCAGCTGCCCGACGGTGCGGCAGGTGTTTGTCGTCATGCGGACGGACACGCCGGTCGCCATGACGACCGCGGACGTCGCCATGGAGGAGGTGAGCGGATCTTGGCTTCCGCCCGAGATGACGCCAGGATGCAAACGAACGCCGTGTGCCATTTAGGAGATGATGTCGGAGGACGTCGTCTGCGAGCCGGCCGCCATGGACAGCGAGGACGTCCTGTTCCTGCTCTACACGTCGGGCAGCACCGGGAAGCCCAAAGGTCTGGTCCACACGCAGGCCGGATACCTGCTGTATACCGCACTCACCCACAAGGTAAGACGTTGGTACAGACAGAATTGAATTGTCAATTATTCTACTTATTCTAAGTCATTGTGACGTTTATGTCGAGTAGGGATgccaggcaattacaattttttattgtaattgttgattttttttaaatattattattatcgtggGGTGGGATAAGGCCCTTGAGATGCAACATCTTGTTTGCGAGGTGGTCCCACACAAAAATACGAGGCAATCATAACGACACGCCAGACATAAGACagggagaaataaaaaaaaataaaaaataaatacagtaacacACCAATGTTCTAATTATTTcatcataataaaataacaaatgaaaatacagCGTGACAATACATGATTGAAAACATTGACAATcagtttttaaataatcaaacaagatataataataataataattaaaataataacagtaattaatcacaaatagtcgcaaattttatatctgttctaaatttacaaaaaatactttttatactcttgtcaaggtaaaagtgggaaaaaaatgttaaactactagaaatatggctgcatcttttagccattgataaaataataaaattgagttaaaattaaaaagatgtactgtactataaaaaacaaattcaacatttttctgctactagttggcataattgcatttgtaatgcataattattaaatgtattactgctaaattcaGTACTTCAGTACAGGCttttcaagtaaggggcggtcattaatcgcacgctaaaaaaaaattgtggcatacaatgaactttaaattaactcaaaattaacgcactcattttgacacccctgatgtaAAGTTTGATGTAACAAAGTGGATCTTGTATagagccttgtggaacaccatgtgACACAGtcgtaaagtgtgtgtgttttgttgttttttgctacaTATTCCGGCTTTTTACTATCCATCATTTGTCCTTATGGGGACATTCTGGCGGCCCCACTAgtccagacctctttttgagggtcaagacttggttttagagttaaggtttgaattggattttggttggggttagagCAAGCGTCCGGGTTAGGCAATTAGTTGTgatggttagggttagaggaagaggctaggaaatgcatcaagtCATGGaagggacattttggtggtccccacaagttcaaacctctttttgagggtcaagacttggttttagagtttaggtttgaattgggtaatggttgaggttagggtaaggaatgtgggtaggcaatcatttttgatggttggggttagggtaagcggctaggaaatgcatcaagtcaatgagatgtccccacggtgatacaaagacaagtgtgtgtgtgtcccgcCACAGTACGTCTTCGACTACCACGACGGAGACGTGTTTGGCTGCGTGGCAGACATCGGTTGGATCACAGGACACAGTTACGCCGTGTACGGACCGCTGGCCAACGGTGGCACCACCGTCCTTTTCGAGAGCACGCCCGTTTACCCCGACCCGGGTACAACTTGGGTTTCGCAGCCGGCCGATGTCCACAAGGGCTCAAGCGAGGAGCTTCAACACTTGGTGTGGTTTTGGCAGGAAGGTACTGGGAGATGGTGGAGAGGCTGAAAATCAACCAGTTCTACGGCGCCCCCACGGCCATCCGCCTGCTGCTCAAGTACGGCGACCAGTGGGTGCGCAAGTACGACCGCTCCAGTCTCAGGACGCTTGGATCCGgtaggagaagaaaaaaaaaatctttctaatTAACACCGCCTACttctttaattaaataaacGCCTGACCACAAATAGATATGTTATGTACGCTGTCTGTTGGCGGAAGTTTACAGGAACTTATACCAAGTGCTGCCGTTTCCCTCAATTTAACACTGATGTGACTTGAACAAATACATGCCTCACCTCAAATAACTTCCGAATAACATAATTGGTGGCATCTGTAGGACTGATTTAGAGCAGACTTGGCatctgtaaaaattaaaaaagacaaaGTGCAAATAATTGCTATGTGCCACTTGATCTAATAGACGCCGCACCTCAATTAGACACCAccggaaaaaaatgaatggctgactggTTGTGTCACTCGCTGACTGATGACTCGTGCCAGCAACAGCAGACATGATGTCTGCGCAGCTAATTTTGAAAGCAAAAGTGCTGCGCGACGCctcaaaatattcacttttgaataattaaatgcCACACCTCAAATACGTGCttcaagataataaaaaaaaacaaatgttgacgTCACAAAAGGATACGAGCATGTAGACAATGCTGGAGTAGAAAGCTAAAGTGGCGTGCTATGCCTTTGTTAATTGCTTGAAAAATAAACGCCTCGCTTCAAATAagttcctcaaaaaaaaaaaaaaagcaggaggTGGTACCATCTTGTAACTGTGATATAACATCTAAATTAcgaggtgacttttttttaaagaaattgctgcctcaaaaacattttaaagctaaaattttttatttttattttattttaggccATCCCCttaataaccctaaccctgatagTTTGTCTCCTGGCCACCATCTGAGCAAATAATATACTTTCAATGTCAGAGCCGTGCAGTGATCCTCCCTCAAGGCCACAGAACAGGTGATTTGGCACGCGTGTTTACTGCGCTCACTTTGGAACTTGGCCAGAGGAATTTTACGAGTCGCATACTTGAGCGAACGGAAACGTTTGTTAGCACGCCCTCGTAAATAATAGCGGCGGCGCTCGGAATGTCTTGACGCCTGGCGTGCCTTCTGTGCGCAGTGGGCGAGCCCATCAACACGGAGGCGTGGGAGTGGTACCACAGCGTGGTGGGAGACGGACGCTGTCCTGTGGTGGACACCTGGTGGCAAACAGGTAACGCAAAATGGATGCTAGCACGCTAACATGTTTCCAATGCAACCCAAACATTGTTGACGTTCTTATAGAGTAACAAGGtttatttattccattttattttatttcagatgAGATTCAGCATAAACTAGTAAAATAATTAGTGgcattaaaagaactttaaatcaactcaaaatgaatgcacttattttgacaccccttggacgggctaacaaatagcatctatgTAACTACAAATGACATATTTGAACATCAACGATCCAGCAACAGATGTAgacagataatataacaatactcacagcaatatattcttgatcctctgcaaagaatgcTAATATTACTGCCGTTTTGAAATCACTTGATTCTTGGTTATTTGCGTTAATGAGATGCTGCTCTTCCCCAAAATGGTTGCGGAGCGTGACTTACAATGTGTGCGTTGAAGCGGCGTGACTGTGGCAGCGAGCGGGCAAACAAATTAGCATATGAGACGATATCATGGTAATAACCTGATTTGACAATAATcggattttgcaaaaaaaaaatgaacatctgATGCGTTTGATCCTGCGTCAGCAAACGGAGCAGATCGCTTTTAATTACCACCCAAATGGCCAATCGTGATAATGAATCAACAATCATTCCAACATGAGCCCATGAGGGGCTCAGGTGGGAATTACTGGACACAGATCCGGCGGGCAAAATGGTCGggcggacgccatcttgttgttcttatgtttgCAATTAGGACAAAGTGGCTCCGTTCATGCTTGACGTTTGCACGGTTCGCACGCAAGCTTCCATTTTCATACGCACATTttcatcaatttatttattcacgccgtcatttctttcatttcctATTTGGAGCTGCAATGCTGgccttgtttatttattttttattttttagttagttGTTATGACGTCAGCGCGTCCCATCAGGCGTCGTCACAGcgagtcatctttttttttatgatgatgatgaaaatatgtatttaatttatatacaaTTTATGTGATTcattcaacatattttttccttttgcatTCCTTCATTCAAAACTTGACTGTtgcaatagttcaaattcaaatcaatattttatctgaattatttttttcatacactaATAATCCATtcattcaatcttttttttttttacatttttattttattgaattattaatgtttacttgtttatattgagttttatttttataattcattCCATTTTCAGCATATGTATGAGTAATATCAATTTATTCTAACATTATATTTTCTTCACGCATTTATTAATAGCCGACAATAAATGTTAAGATGTTTCTTTATTTTCCTAttaaaaatttataataaataacattttataaatttgttttatttttagattaattccgtaatttttatttgaccattttttactattttcctAATTTCTTCTTTATgagtaatataaatatatataatataaattttcTTTACGCATTTATTAATAAGCTACAATAAATGTTAAGATGTTTCTTTATATTactattaaaatgaataataattcaaatttgtacaaacatgttttatttttagatgaattctgtcatttttattcatgatcattttcagctattttccttatttcttgttttgtagtacatcacttttaaaaatttgaatgttgtctttttccatttattaataatttgaGGTCCTTGATAGCAAGATTTGGATTTTGGATGTTGTTGCTATGGTGATGATTTGGCAGCTTGAGCGTGAAGCGCTCGGCCACTTTCAGCTTTTGTGAGCCGCTCGTCTGTTGTGTCCTACTTTGCTGCAGGtcccctcctcctcttttggcaccattaacccccccccccccccccacaaaaaaacaaaaacaaaaaaaacacccaccatGTGTGCGGATTATGTGTAAGTGGGCGCGACCAAACTGCgcgtgcttgactttttttGCGGCTTTTCCCACTAATGCGAAATGTTTGAGCGGCGGGAATGCGGCGAGCCCAAAATCAAGCGAATTGGCTCTTTGTGTAAGAATCCGCTTATAAACACGTGAGCTCCATTTTGGCCACTTTTGATCACCTATTCCTGTTTTTAGGAACATTTGAGCTGCGTCGATGTAAATGGGGTGAAACTTTCTTTTGTCgtttccttttgttttcaaCCAAGAATGCGTCATCAATTTTTGGGCTTCAAGGCTCACGACTCGAATGTTTGTGCCAACACTTTTCGGTTGGGTTTTTTCACGcctcactttgcgaaggtcctCAACCTGAGGATTAAgaatttaagttcatttgttcaaatgtatgtttccagaattcagatttacacattcatacattttggttattttttttgtataactagctaagttgatgtgtcgaatctgctgctctccgtcattcacttgcatttacttaaagtatgctagcttctggtTGGTTAGTGTTCGTCAGCTGATAGGAAGTCAGGAAGTGTTATTGCTCTAGCTGTCGTTTAAGATGAAATCCGTCTCcgtcctgccttttcatttttatagtgTTCCTTTAACCACCACCGAATCCTTACGCAAgtttctgatgtttttttctcataaatttgccactttgttaaGTCGcacaattgtgattttttttttttttattctcg is a window from the Vanacampus margaritifer isolate UIUO_Vmar chromosome 19, RoL_Vmar_1.0, whole genome shotgun sequence genome containing:
- the acss1 gene encoding acetyl-coenzyme A synthetase 2-like, mitochondrial isoform X1 — translated: MRQSGHVVSRSPPVARRGRREEEEPRGGGGGGGGGGGGVHAGGCGLPGRAGPRGAPRVLRRQQRELLGGRGAPPARLDQPVPRRPRLRHGAGQGELVPRRAAQRLRELLGPPCTRQPRESGPHLGKGRARIRSQGHLQAAPGDDLPGGEPVKAARREKGRLRHHLHAAMPAGCGIHAGLRSRWCCPQRGVCGLQRRGPRRANQRRPVQHGDHRQRERERRQGDPPEGHGGPGGAQLPDGAAGVCRHADGHAGRHDDRGRRHGGGDDVGGRRLRAGRHGQRGRPVPALHVGQHREAQRSGPHAGRIPAVYRTHPQVRLRLPRRRRVWLRGRHRLDHRTQLRRVRTAGQRWHHRPFREHARLPRPGKVLGDGGEAENQPVLRRPHGHPPAAQVRRPVGAQVRPLQSQDAWIRGRAHQHGGVGVVPQRGGRRTLSCGGHLVANSMLFFPPVWSETGGICIAPRPSEPHAEIVPGMAMRPFFGIKPALMDGQGQVVTSDGASGALCLTQPWPGMARSIHNDHQRFVDTYFKTYPGYFFTGDGAHRSEDGYYQITGRLDDVINVSGHRIGTAEIEDVVNHCSAVAESAVIGCSHHIKGQGVYAFVVLKQDAQEADLASQINSSVSNKIAKYACPDHIQFVQRLPKTRSGKIMRRVLRKVVERDLDGLGDLSTLDDPAAVQEIIQGHRDLCAKQEKSSSSSSSSSSHDDGK
- the acss1 gene encoding acetyl-coenzyme A synthetase 2-like, mitochondrial isoform X2 produces the protein MWLSRGCVKAATSSVGRRLSRAVAGGRRKSHAAAAAAAAVAVAAFMPEAAGFQGVRDRAGLHEFSVASKENFWAAVARRRLDWISPFRGVLDCDMERGKVSWFRGGQLNVSVNCLDRHARGSPEKVALIWERDEPGSEVKVTYRQLLEMTCRAGNLLRRHGVKRGDCVTIYMPPCPLAVASMLACARVGAAHNVVFAGFSAEALAERIRDARSSTVITVNESVRGGKVTRLKATVDQAVRSCPTVRQVFVVMRTDTPVAMTTADVAMEEEMMSEDVVCEPAAMDSEDVLFLLYTSGSTGKPKGLVHTQAGYLLYTALTHKYVFDYHDGDVFGCVADIGWITGHSYAVYGPLANGGTTVLFESTPVYPDPGRYWEMVERLKINQFYGAPTAIRLLLKYGDQWVRKYDRSSLRTLGSVGEPINTEAWEWYHSVVGDGRCPVVDTWWQTETGGICIAPRPSEPHAEIVPGMAMRPFFGIKPALMDGQGQVVTSDGASGALCLTQPWPGMARSIHNDHQRFVDTYFKTYPGYFFTGDGAHRSEDGYYQITGRLDDVINVSGHRIGTAEIEDVVNHCSAVAESAVIGCSHHIKGQGVYAFVVLKQDAQEADLASQINSSVSNKIAKYACPDHIQFVQRLPKTRSGKIMRRVLRKVVERDLDGLGDLSTLDDPAAVQEIIQGHRDLCAKQEKSSSSSSSSSSHDDGK